ctgtgttcaagaatcatcatacttaactaagagaatcaataacactatctggattctgagttcctaaagaagccaatcattctgaacctcagaggataaagtgagatgccaaaactgtttggaggcaaaaagctactagtcccgctcatctaatttggagctaagtttcattgataatttggagtctatagtatattctcttctttttatcttatttgattttcagttgcttggggacaagcaacaatttaagtttggtgttgtgatgagcggataatttatacgctttttggcattgtttttagtatgtttttggtagttttagttgagtttttattatatttttattagtttttagttaaaattcacttttctggactttactatgagtttgtgtgtttttctgtgatttcaggtattttctggctgaaattgagggatctgagcaaaaatctgattcagagactcaaaaggactgcagatgctgttggattctgacctccctgcactcgaagtgtaTTTTcaggagctatagaagcccaattggcgcgctctcaacggcgttggaaagtagacatcctgggctttccagcaatatatgatagtccatactttgcccaagatttgatggcccaaaccggcgttcaaagtcacctacagaaattccagcgttaaacaccggaactggcacctaaatgggagttaaacgcccaaactggcacaaaagctggcgtttaactccaagaagagtctctacacgaaaatgcttcaatgctcagcccaagcacacaccaagtgggcccggaagtggatttttatgtcatttactcatctatgtactagttctctatatataggaccttttactattgtatttatcatctttggacatttagttcttagatcatagAGAGATTTTGATCATGTTTCTATGATTGAACTcaatttgggaggctggccattcggccatgcctagaccttgttcttatgtattttcaacggtggagtttctacacatcatagattaaggtgtggagctctgctgtacctcgagtattaatgcaattactattgttcttctattcaattccgcttgttctttatccaagatatcacttgttcttcaacttgatgaatgtgatgatccgtgacactcatcatcattctcactcatgaacaaagtgactgacaaccactcttgttctacaagcatacaaggctctaatgaatatctcttggattcctgatacacgatgcatggttgatcgcctgacaaccgagtgctcacctgacaaacgagccagccattccgtgagatcagaatcttcgtggtataggcgagaactgatggcggcattcaagagaatccggaaggtctaaccttgtctgtggtattctgagtagggttcaatgattgaatgactgtgacgtgcttcaaactcctagcaggcggggcgttagtgacagacgcaaaagaatcgatggattttattccggcctgaccgagaaccgacagctgattaccccatgctgtgacagagcataggcaaacgttttcactgagaggatgggaggtagccactgacaacggtgaaacccttgcataagcttgccatggaaaggagtaagaaggattggatgaagacagtaggaaagcagagagacggaagggaaggcatcttcatacgcttatctgaagctctcaccaatgatatacataagtacctctatctttatctttatgctttattcgtttatcactatacccatttgagtctgcctgactgagatttacaaggtgaccatagcttgcttcataccaacaatctccgtgggatcgacccttactcgcgtaaggtttattacttggacgacccagtgcacttgctggttagttgtgcgaagttgtgtttatgccatggtattgagcaccaagtctttggagccattaccggggattgttctgtgtattaaaaagtagtgatcacaatttcgtgcaccacccttCTATTTGACCATGTGAATTGTTGTCTTATCATCCCAAGATCAACCAATTAATTATCGTAAATGAAACCATTGAATTTTTTAATGGAGGCATCAGACTTCATAttccctctctctttttctccaTAATTTGTAATTGTATTCAAGTCACTCAAGATGATAAAGCTACCTTCAAATTGCTGAAGTCGAGAAGAGAGTTCTTCAAATTGATTGATTCGAGTCAGCTCATTAGTGCCCAAGTAAACTCCAACCAACCCCCAACTCACATTTTTATTCTCATCTTTAACCGAAGTAATTATGAAAAAAAGTGTTTTGAAACAGAATGTGTACCTCCACATGATTTTTTCATGCTAGAGTCATTCTTTCTGATGTTCCATTCGAGTCTACTAGTATAAAATTTTGATATCCACATGATCTGACTTTACATTCCACCATTTGagattagtttttagttttacaGAGAAAAATCATCTCAGAAGAGTGGGCTTGACACATCCCTTTAAGATTGTGGACTGTCAGGGGTCTCCCCAAACTCCGACAGTTCCACATGAGGATTCTCATGGTGCATTGGGTGCCACTGAATGGCTGGCACCTTCCACCATCTCTTGACCCAAATCTCCAACAACTCCTCCAGTTAATGATTCTGAAACTATCTCCCGTTTATCTTCTGTCCTTCTTTTAGTCCCAGACAGCATCTCCATCCCTCTATGGTTTGATCTAGCCATCTattttagctttttatatttgATGGAATATTCAGCAGTAAAAATACTTGGCATGCAGTTTTCAGTTAGGTCCCCAGTGTTAGCATGCTTCATTTGAAAACTACTTGTTTCTCCCAACTGAATCTGATTTGAGCTTATAACCATAGCATCCTCTATACTTCTATAATCTCCTTTTCTTCATCACGTCTTTTATTCCTGGCAGGACTCTTGATTCCTTGATCGTACCTTTTTTTTGTCTTTGATACTCAAGTTTAAAAACTCATCTACTAGGCAATTTGGGAGTAGTTTCTTTGTGTGAAGGGGCTGACCCACTTGAAAgctcttttctctctttctgtTTCATCCTCCTTAGTTTTCACCTTTATACCAATTTGATCAACTCTGATCTATTCTCCTATCTTATCCTCCCTTAACTTAGTTTCCTTTATATCTTCCAAAAACACAACATTGTTTTATGGTCCATGGCCTATAGTTGCACAGTACAACACACCGTCCTTAGTCTTTCATACCAAACCGCCATTCCAATTGGAGACTTGTCAGGACCAACGACTTTAAGAGAGTCTTTTACAACTCGATTTTCATCAATAACCAACCTTGCTTTCACGATACGTGTCTCTCTCCTTTTAACATCAAATAGTCCCATATCCATCGTCTTACTGAGCCTTTCACCAATCTTTCGAGCAACCTCCAGCGtcttaaaattttcaaaaacctcCCAAAATTGGGTCTATATTGGTATCTCATTAATTAATTGTTCTCCAATACACACTCCCTCTTTTCAACACTAGACATGGAGAGCATAGTCCTTGAAAAGCCATGGAGAGCCTCTATCAATTCTCATAATATTCCACTTGATATCAAAGAAGAATTAGAATTGATTGTGATCAATATCCTTTACTGGAAATTTTATTGATCTTCTCCAAATTACTTTAAGCGTCCCATCCATAATTTCAGTTGAAAAGgatttatcaaaaaaaaaaatcttttaactAGACTATTAATACAGTTGGGAATAATTTCCTTTATATCCTCCTCTAATAATTGTATTATATCATCTCTCTTcattacttaaaaaaaaaaaaacagagccaattaattttttttcacttttatcaTGATTTTTATCATGATTTAAGGAGGTAAtgccaagaaaaaaaaaaaaaaagaacttgCGTTATATAATGACtctaaattaagaataaaattctGGTATGTATACAAAACGTTGATTTTAACTATACAAAAATTCTATAAAGTTAAAAACTCTACCAGAACATATTGATTCTTGACCACACTTGACCTATATATGATTAATTATGGTAATTGATTTTTTGATACGCATAAACATTGTATTACTTAGTAACTATTCAACTCtaaaccttgattttgagataTTCATGTTGAATTAATTGAACTTCTACTGAAGccacaaaaataaaatgaacgAAGCAACATTATTCTTAGagatttttaaagaaatatCTAACATATCTTTCTCTTTAATATCGGCATTGATTTCTCCATACTATTAGGCACTAGTCTGAGTCTCCTACTCACTCTCCTTCATCCTTGACCTTAATTGCAACAATGTGCCCCTCTCTCATATGAAAGTCAGAGTAAAAAAGCTGCATCCATTTCCACAAGAAGATACAATCATATCGCAATTTGCAAAAGTGCTCAACTATTTCCGTAACAAGATGCAGCATTGGCAAAAGACAGTGTGGTCCCACATTTCTCttatttagaaaaattaaaacattggGTTAAGGTCACCATTTAACCATCATTTAATACTTGACGATTATGTTAAATCATATAAGTTGTTCTCTTCAAATGAGATGAGACATAGCTATGaacattaaatattttttctaaataaatacGATAGTTACaaaaatgttttgattttaatttaggaTTTAACTAATCTATGTTTAAAGgacacattttaaaaatatagtaataattttttaatgtattcaatgtattaaaaatataaaaaattaatttttgtaataaattttataaaatattttttatggcatataccataaaaaaatatatttaatctatATTCTTAAGGTATAAGTTAGTAAAACCCTTTAATTAAAGCTGATATTTCGTAACATATGTtgtaatgataaaataattttttttataaaataaaataaaaatcttaaaataaggaacaaaataagataaagactaattatttaattaaatttattaaattatttaataatttttaaatattaatttcatataattttttatacgTGAATTTCTAGAATAATAAAGCGTTGAAATATTTTCTACGAATGCACGTTTTGTCTTTAAGATTGGACTCAATTTTATGGATATAGAAGATTTAGGTGTGTTATTTTCAAATGTGAAGTTATGATGTACAAGACAAAAATGTGGGACAGATTTTTCTGAGCTTTAGGTAAAACAACTCTAGTTCATTTGATCGCACAATGAGGTGAAGCACCTCTTCTCTCCATATGCGAGTCTAACACCTCCTTTCCTTccatattcaaattaaaaaacgTCAAGATTGAGGAAGATTCCAAATACACGACGTCAAGATTGAGGAAGATTCCAAATACACGCGGATGAGGTATATATTTTGGGATATATACTCAAGAACTCCAGATCagttataattatgtttaaacACAAATCAAATAGGTACCGAGAGTACAAATAATTTTTAGGAGAAAccgagaaagagagagagagagggggtgATAATTTGGTATTGCTTGCCGTGTATGATGGTTGAAGCCTTATAACTGTGTGTGACGTTCCATGACATTGACGCAGATACTGTGGTGGTCCCTCCCTCAAGAACAGATTAAAGAGCATTGGATTCGTATATCACCCGGAGCCAATAATAGTTGGACACGTATCACAGGAATAAACCGGGTTTGGAAAAAGATATCACTAAAATATTTGTCACATATACTCGCCTTGTTGTATGTCGGGTTAAGGTGAGATTGGGTCGTACACGACAATGATAGAGATAGTGACACCATTAACTTAAGTTATAACATTAACATCTCCaacttctcttctcttcttagAGATCTACTACTTTTGGTTTCAACCTTCAACCTTGTGTACACAGGTTATTAGATGTTTCCATAAAAAAGCTTACAATAATTATTTACGTATcgaaattaaatatatatacatttaGATTAtcgaaaatatttgaaaataataaatattaattaaaaactatcaaaactaattattttgactttatttaatatattctataataataaatattaaataaaattaaattaaattatttagactaattattttttgtttttctaatatTATCATTCTAATATTACCATTAGATTAATTATATCTAATGAACGACGCATTTAAAgagtactaaaaataaatttttaagtcCATAGCATGTGATGTGAAATGTCCAATTAGCTAGCTTGATCCTGCATCGTATGCCATTCTAGATAGCTCATCCGAATTAATTCAAGCAGAGTAGACATATATACATGTGTTTTTCAGCCTTATATCTTTAACTAATATGAGCATTTtcaatattaattctaattttattttatttcaagttttataaaaatatttataaaattatatgttataaataataatttaaaattaaaaataaaatttattttttaatatttaatattaattcaattaaatttttatattattttaaatcattcatcaatataattatataaatgacaaaattttattaattttctattaaaatgatattatatttttaaagtgATATCAGttttatttgataaattaattttaataatatatattttaattctaaatcaatttactttttaaaaatatcaataataatattctaaaaatactttattaaaaatattctaaGTAACATCTGACATTCTTAGACTTGGTTTGGTAAAACTTTTTGATGAGGTGTTTGGTAAACTAAAACGACTATGTGCTTGTATTTGCAGTTTTTAAAAGATCGAAGTACTTTTGAAAGCACTTAAGATAGAACATTTTAAAGTTGACTtgtacttttcaaaatttaaaagtctaatataatcttatatattaactaatttttaaatttaatacttacatttatgtctattataatatttttaaattttaaaagttattttatcaAACGCAATTAATATTGCCCGTGTTTATTAAAagctattttaatttattttacttacCAAATATAAATGctacaacttttaaaaaattattttttaaaaattaacttttataagctacttttaaaaaataaaaacaaaacttaATCCATTGCCTTAGAACTTGGAAGTATAGGTTAGGTAGTCTAAATAAAgtgttttaatttcttttcattgtGCAAGTCCTaggtttatatatatacatcatttaatttttacataatGTGATATTAAGAATcaaatctatattttttttaaagttagaAATGAGATTCGAATTGAAAACGGGCATAATCCATttatttttacttaaaaaatttGAGTTCGAATTTTACTTCTaattacaaaaaaatcaaatctatGTTTTAAATACTTAAATATTCTTAGATGTGTTTCTTTTTAATCCATGAAAGATATAGTAAATCAGAATTCATAGTTATATATAAGTACGTGGTTATTTccttaaattatatatatactatgTAACACATCAAATTTATTGAACGGTGCCAATTGCCAAATAAATACGagggaattaaagaagaagtgcGTATGATGAGGTGATTACGGAACACGTATAAGCATGAAAGTAATTAAGGGAACGCGTCAACGCAATATATTGAGCTTCCTAAGCTTTttgatataaataaatattggcATGTTCATCTCATGGATCGGAAGTCATGATGCATGTAAGGTATTTGGAATCGAGAAAACACAGAAGAGGAGATTGAGAAGCATATATCAAATAGCGAGCTAGCTGGTAAGGACCACAATGAATTTACTAGTAAAAATGATTGTAGATGATGTCCATATCATTATCAGTATCAATCGGTATAAAGATTACAGATAGATGAAGCACATACATACAAATATACAATGCAAAGCCATTTAATAATGAAAACAAATTAAAGCATGCAGAAAATTATAGATAAATATAGATAGGagaataaacaaataaatagtAGTAGATTAATTTAAGGGGGATAATGTGGGTCACGTGCCATGCCGCTGCCACCTGTAGTGGGGCGTGCAAATGCAGCCACGGGAGCTCCACCACCGCTCCACTCTACTTGTCTAATGTCTGACATTATTACAGCGACAAACAGGAACCACACTACCATTATTTACAACCAAAACCAAGAACGGAATTGAACCCATCCTATGATTTTGATGATTATGCTAATAAATGTTGGTTTATCTATCACGTGCCTTTAGgatatatgttaaaattataaaatataatttttttattaaaaatataaaagtttaagtttttaatatatttattttatatttattaaataaaaatatttaaaatttttcactaataataaatttattacatgtcataaattcataaatattttaattatattttttaaaaatatttatttttttatttttatacattcAAAGagtcaaaaaatttattttaatctttttaagaatttaactaatttgtctttttataaattaaaaagttttattaaaaataaaaaaatttaaattttcaatatatttattttatatttattaagagaaaatattaaaatatttattaataataatcttatcatatgtttttaaaatatatgttagttaaatcttttttttaattaatttttaaaatattattctttaactaaattcttattttatttaagtggTTTTTGGACAAGTagattactaaaaaataaagaagttactaattttttatcgattaatattagttaattttttaaaattttatttttaacttacattattgatatttaaataaatatttaaaattacatATTAAAAGAATATAGTCCAAAATCTGGTTAAAAAGAATattcgaaaataaaataaaatatccaAACCTAATTATGATCTTCTTAAAAAAACTATGAGAGATGAGAAATATATATTTgtaattcaaatcatatcttaATAAATCGTGAGgaaaaaagagtaaaaaaataatcattttaagataaaaaaatgattaataatttaatagttataaaaaaaatggacTCAATGCAATATACTTTCTCGTTTATATAAAACTCTTGAATAATATGATCTTAAAACTTTGAGGATAGCAAAGATTGTATACACAACTCtagatttcaaaaaaaaaaaaaacatatttatCCACTAAATGGTAGATTGAATTGCAAAAATAAGAGGAATTAGTGGATTGCATAGAGGGCATTAAATAGGAAAGCGTGTTATGGCGCGTGGGGTGGTGATGTTACCATAATTTGATGAAAAAACCCGCCCACAATTCCCCATGAACATGTCCTTTGTATCCTTTTTGCATCATCATCTGTTTCTCAAAGTAGTTAACATTGCCATTAACTTGCCTTTCCAAACCCCAAACACCGCACGCAAAACCACCACCACCTCCTTCCAACCATAAccatttctctttctctttctctttctctttctgcTACCAACTTTACCCTTCACTCTCCTCACTTACAGAGAGAGAATGGGAGATCATATGTACAACTATGACAAGAATCTGTCATCGTCCTCTTCTTCACAGGACGAAATCTCTCTTTTCCTGCGTCAGATTCTGCTGCGTTCCTCACAACCTCACCAAGATTCACCACCACCgccacaacaacaacaacaacaactcccttcttcttcttcctcttcttgtttcCCATCAACCTCACAGCTTCAAGATGGGAAGATCTCTGCACTTGGTTCCACCCCTGCTGGTTTTCTCTCTGCCTCCTCCATGAAGGGGCACGGAGGTAATTCTGCTCCAAATGTCTCTTCTTCTTCCGTAGGACTCAGTGCGAACGATACTGATGACTATGATTGCGAAAGTGAGGTATATatatcactctctctctcttttagcctttctaattgtttcatgttctAAAGGTAATGTTGTAAGAGAAAAAGGTAGCTGCCAGATTTTTCATACTATGGTTCtatgcaaaataaaataatatatcatGAAACTGACACATTAGGTTTACTCAATGTCCTGGAGTGTAACATACAATCATACATAACATAATAACTTAATGTTATCTAGTTCTCTGGTTCTTAGCTTGTTTATAGTCTGGATCTTTGTGGAACTTTTTGATTTAGGGTTAAATTTCTTGCTAGGATTTGAGGTAAGAAAAAGCTGCACCTTTTTATGTACTTACTTTTGAAACACAATTGGTTGGGAATTTCTAAATGTAGGAGGGTGTTGAAGCCTTGGCAGAAGATGTTCCAGCAAAGCCTGTACCTTCTAGGAGTTCATCAAAGAGGAGCAGAGCAGCAGAAGTTCATAATTTGTCAGAAAAGGTTTTTCTGAATTCCTACCGTGGCTTTCTGTGGTACTTGGTTTTGATTTCATTCAAACTTATGGTAGTTTTCCTTGTTGAGCAGAGAAGGAGGAGTAGGATCAATGAAAAGATGAAGGCCTTGCAAAATCTAATTCCGAATTCTAACAAGGTAACTCTAGAGTTTCTTTCATCCTTTGGTTTTAAATGGTGCACTTTATGATCCTTTCTTCAATTTTGTTTTATGCATGTTGCAGACTGATAAGGCTTCAATGCTGGATGAGGCTATTGAATATCTTAAACAGCTTCAGCTCCAAGTACAGGTCTGTGTCACTTTTACATCTTGCATTATTGTTATGTGGCTGGCCGAATTTGCCCCAAGCTGTTGATTCTTGAGTTTGGATATACTAGTCGTTTGTGATAATTGCATGATTTTGTAAACACATTCCCATTGTTTTAAATGGACAGCATTACCTCATTGAAGAGAGAAAACAACAGGAAATT
The genomic region above belongs to Arachis stenosperma cultivar V10309 chromosome 5, arast.V10309.gnm1.PFL2, whole genome shotgun sequence and contains:
- the LOC130982609 gene encoding transcription factor SPATULA-like; this encodes MGDHMYNYDKNLSSSSSSQDEISLFLRQILLRSSQPHQDSPPPPQQQQQQLPSSSSSSCFPSTSQLQDGKISALGSTPAGFLSASSMKGHGGNSAPNVSSSSVGLSANDTDDYDCESEEGVEALAEDVPAKPVPSRSSSKRSRAAEVHNLSEKRRRSRINEKMKALQNLIPNSNKTDKASMLDEAIEYLKQLQLQVQMLSMRNGLSLHPMSFPEGLQPLQFSRMSMEFSEENRAIPVNMTESLPLHQGNPLHYASLPNKPTMPNQPSVTYPPYLNNSEAPFGLEPPILTHIKHLQPGRFSEAHREDTLQQQQSNASHSDTDPLGGSQVAKELETGTMVTTSLSFDLQTCEPKDNNPLQICIAGSDQSSSVIIRNS